A window of the Brassica napus cultivar Da-Ae chromosome C5, Da-Ae, whole genome shotgun sequence genome harbors these coding sequences:
- the LOC111211591 gene encoding wall-associated receptor kinase 5-like — protein MSKVLGLFLVAIFSIAYTQLVNGHSLRGCQTRCGNVSIEYPFGISTGCYYAVHDSFNLTCNETTNELFFGNMQVVNYSHSGELRILMSRSFTCYNRTRVAETISYNTNLRSFTFSNKNRFTAVGCNTFAFMTTIFEDRNYSTGCLSTCDSIPKENGVCSGEGCCHTSVPKRSKRFIIRSSSFDRDASVNNFNPCSYAFLVEEGMFSFSPSQDLQNLRNFTKFPVVLDWSIGNQTCKQVGNTSICGQNSVCLDSTTRDGYNCKCKAGYDGNPYLQEGCQDINECTTSSAIHKHNCSGSSTCENMMGHFLCSCSSGFELNATTNGCMRKHKPVNTGWIPILLGTTVGFLAILLVVICVQQKMKHMKSIELRKQFFEQNGGGMLRLRLSGAGPSNVDVKIFTEEGMKEATNGYDESRILGQGGQGTVYKGILPDKSVVAIKKSRLGDSSQVEQFINEVLVLSQINHRNVVRLLGCCLETEVPLLVYEFINSGTLYDRLHGSMSDSSMTWEHRLRIAVEIAGTLAYLHSSASIPIIHRDVKTANILLDENLTAKVADFGASRLIPMDKEHLTTMVQGTLGYLDPEYYNTGLLNEKSDVYSFGVVLMELLSGQKALCFEKPQQSKHLVNYFASAMKENRLHEVIDEQVMKENNQREIHEAARIAVECTRLMGEERPRMKEVAAQLEALRVGKTKHEGSDQYPEPEVNEHLVGVEILSAQGDTSTTGYDSIKNVTMLNIEAGR, from the exons atgagCAAGGTGCTTGGCCTGTTCTTGGTAGCCATTTTCTCTATTGCTTATACACAGCTGGTTAATGGTCACTCTTTGCGAGGTTGCCAAACTAGATGTGGCAACGTCTCAATCGAGTACCCTTTTGGCATTTCTACTGGTTGTTACTATGCCGTACATGATAGCTTCAACCTCACCTGTAATGAAACAACAAACGAGCTATTCTTTGGCAACATGCAAGTGGTCAACTATTCTCACAGTGGCGAGCTACGCATCCTCATGTCTAGATCGTTCACTTGCTACAACAGAACAAGAGTGGCTGAGACAATTTCCTACAACACAAATCTGAGGAGCTTTACTTTTTCCAACAAGAACAGGTTCACTGCCGTGGGTTGTAACACTTTCGCCTTCATGACCACGATTTTTGAAGACCGGAACTACTCGACTGGATGCTTGTCCACATGCGATTCCATCCCAAAGGAAAACGGGGTGTGTTCTGGTGAAGGCTGCTGTCACACCTCCGTACCTAAGAGGAGCAAACGTTTCATAATCAGATCAAGCAGCTTTGACAGAGATGCGTCTGTTAATAACTTCAATCCTTGCTCCTACGCCTTTCTTGTCGAAGAAGGTATGTTTAGCTTCTCTCCTTCCCAAGATCTTCAGAATCTGCGGAATTTTACCAAGTTCCCTGTAGTGCTGGATTGGTCTATCGGAAACCAGACATGCAAGCAAGTCGGAAACACAAGCATATGCGGTCAGAATAGCGTATGTTTGGACTCCACTACTAGAGACGGGTATAACTGCAAATGTAAAGCCGGTTACGATGGGAATCCATACCTTCAAGAAGGCTGCCAAG ACATAAATGAGTGTACTACTAGTAGTGCTATCCATAAACATAACTGTTCAGGTTCCAGCACGTGTGAAAACATGATGGGCCACTTCCTTTGTAGTTGCTCATCTGGTTTTGAATTGAATGCCACCACCAATGGCTGTATGCGTAAACACAAGCCTGTAAACACCGGATGGATTCCAATTCTTCTTG GAACAACCGTCGGCTTCTTGGCCATCCTGCTTGTCGTTATCTGTGTACAACAGAAAATGAAGCACATGAAAAGCATTGAGCTCCGGAAACAATTCTTTGAGCAAAACGGTGGCGGCATGTTGAGGCTGCGACTCTCAGGAGCAGGGCCATCAAACGTTGATGTCAAAATCTTTACTGAGGAAGGAATGAAGGAAGCAACTAATGGTTATGACGAAAGTAGAATCCTGGGCCAGGGAGGCCAGGGAACGGTCTACAAGGGGATATTGCCAGACAAATCCGTAGTTGCCATTAAGAAATCTAGGCTTGGAGACAGTAGCCAAGTAGAGCAGTTCATCAATGAAGTTCTTGTGCTTTCACAGATCAACCATAGGAACGTGGTCAGGCTCTTGGGCTGCTGTCTAGAGACTGAAGTTCCCTTGCTGGTCTACGAGTTCATAAACAGTGGCACCCTTTACGACCGCTTGCACGGTTCCATGTCTGATTCTTCTATGACATGGGAACACCGCCTGAGGATAGCCGTAGAAATTGCTGGAACTCTAGCATATCTTCACTCCTCTGCTTCTATTCCAATCATCCACCGAGATGTCAAGACTGCTAATATACTCTTGGATGAAAACTTAACTGCAAAGGTAGCTGACTTTGGTGCTTCAAGGCTGATACCGATGGATAAAGAGCATCTCACAACTATGGTTCAAGGAACTCTAGGTTACTTAGACCCAGAATACTACAACACAGGGTTGCTAAACGAGAAGAGTGATGTCTATAGCTTTGGGGTAGTCCTGATGGAACTTCTCTCAGGACAAAAGGCATTGTGCTTCGAAAAACCACAGCAGTCAAAACATCTTGTGAATTATTTTGCTTCAGCCATGAAAGAAAATAGGCTGCATGAGGTCATTGATGAGCAAGTGATGAAAGAGAATAACCAGAGGGAGATACATGAAGCTGCAAGAATTGCTGTTGAGTGTACAAGACTGATGGGGGAGGAGAGGCCAAGGATGAAAGAAGTAGCTGCACAGCTTGAGGCCTTGAGAGTCGGAAAAACCAAACATGAGGGGTCGGATCAGTATCCTGAGCCAGAGGTGAATGAGCACTTGGTCGGTGTTGAAATCTTATCAGCACAAGGGGATACGAGTACCACTGGCTATGACAGCATCAAGAATGTGACAATGTTAAACATAGAAGCTGGGCgctga